GATCTGGATGACCTCCATGCGGTCCAGCAGCGGCCGCGGGATCGTCGCCAGGCTGTTGGCGGTCGTGATGAACATGACCTGCGAGAGGTCGTAGGGGATCTCCAGGTAGTGGTCCGCGAACGTCGCGTTCTGTTCCGGGTCGAGCACCTCCAGCAGGGCGGAACTCGGGTCGCCCCGGAAGTCGGCGGTCATCTTGTCGACCTCGTCGAGGAGGAACACCGGGTTCGTCGAGCCGGCCGTCTTCATGCCCTGCAGGATCCGGCCCGGCATGCTGCCGATGTAGGTGCGGCGGTGCCCGCGGATCTCCGCTTCGTCGCGCACCCCACCGAGGCTCATGCGCACGAACGAGCGCCCCATGCTCCGCGCGATCGACGCGCCGAGGCTGGTCTTGCCGACGCCGGGCGGCCCGACGAGGCAGAGGATCGGCGCCTTGTACTCCGCGTCCTCGGCGTCGGCGGCGAGCTGCCGTACCGCGAGGTACTCGAGGATGCGTTCCTTGGGTTCCTGCAGCGCGTAGTGGTCCTCGTCGAGGATCTCCGCGGTGTGCGCCACGTCGAGGGTCTCCTCGTCGCGTTCGCTCCACGGCAGCTCCAGCAGGGTGTCGACGTACGTGCGCACGACGGTCGCTTCGGGGCTGCCGCCCGGCATCTTCTCGAGCCGGTCGAGCTCCTTCTCCGCGCGCTCGCGTGCCGCCTCGGGCAGGCCCTTCGCGTCGACCTTCTCGCGGAGCTCGTCGAGTTCCGACGTCTCGTCGCTGCCGAGCTCCTTCTGGATGGCCTTCATCTGCTCGCGCAGGTAGTACTCGCGCTGGTTGGCGTCCATCTGTTGCTTGACGCGCGAGGTGATCTGTTTCTCGGTGTCGAAGCGCTCGAGGTCGCGCGCGAGGTAGCCGTGCACCTGCCGGAGGCGGGCGTGCGGGTCGGCCTCCTCGAGGACCGCCTGCTTGTCGGGCACGTCCCACGTCGCGTACTTCGTGACGACGTCGGCGACGGCGCCCGGTTCCGTCAGGCTCCGCAGGTTCTCGAGGTGGAACGAATCCAACCGAAGGCCCTTGTTCTGCTGCGCGTACTCCTGGAACGTGGTCTTGGTGCGCTCGACGAGGTCGGCGACGTCGCCGTCGGCCGCGTCGCCGCCGTCCTCGCCCGCGTCGGTCCCGCCCGCGTCGGCCTCGCCGGCCGCCCCGTCGGACGGGGACTCGTCGAGGGTGTGGACCTGCGCCCGCAGCGACGGCCCGTCGACGTACCCGTCGATCGCGGCGCGCTCGCGGCCCTCGACGAGGAGTTGCAGGGTGTCGTCGGGCAGCCGGATGACCTGCTTGACGACGCAGAGGGTGCCGACGTCGTAGAGGTCCTCGCCGTTCGGGTCGTCGACCCGCGCCTCGCGCTGCACGACCATCAGCACGCGGTTGTCGGCGGCCTGCGCCTCCTGGAGCGCGCGTTTGGACTTCGGGCGGCCGACGTCGACGTTCTCGAGCGTACGCGGCAGCACCACCTGATTGCGGAGCGCGATGACGGGCAGTTCCCAATCCATGACCCGGAGTAGACCCCGTCCGGCGCGCCCGAGCGGTAAGCCGGCCGACGCGGGCCGCGGCCGGGTAGCCTGAGCGCGTGCGGCGGATCGTGCACCTCGATGCCGACGCCTTCTACGCGTCGGTCGAGCAACGCGACGACCCGAGCCTCCGCGGCGTCCCGGTCGCCGTCGGCAGCGCGTCGGGGCGCGGCGTCGTCATGACCGCCAGTTACGAGGCGCGCGCCTTCGGCGTGCGCAGCGCGATGCCGTCGGCGGAGGCCGCCCGCCGGTGTCCCGAACTGCGGTTCGTGCCGCCCCGCATGGAGACGTACCGGGCGGTGAGCCGCGAGATCTTCGCGATCTACCGCACGTACGCCGCCGCCGTGGAGCCGCTCGCGCTGGACGAGGCGTACCTCGACGTGACCGAGCCGTTGCGGGGACCGCCGTCGGGGACGCGCGTCGCGGAAGCGATCCGGCGGGACGTGCACCGCGAGACCGGCCTTCGCGTGTCCGCAGGGGTGTCGTACTGCAAGTTCGTCGCGAAGCTCGCGAGCGACGACGCGAAGCCGGACGGCGTGAAGACGGTGCCGCCCGAGGACGCCGAGGCGTACCTCCGCGACCTGCCGGTCCGCCGCATCCACGGCGTCGGGCCGCGCACCGCGGAACGCCTCGCGGCGTTGGGCGTGGCGACCGCCGGCGACGTCGCGGCGTACGACCCGGACGCCCTCGAGCGGCACTTCGGGAAGGTGGGGCGCGACCTGTGGCACATGGCGCGCGGCGAGGACGAACGGCCGGTCGACCCCCACCGCGTCCGCAAGTCGGTGTCGTCGGAGACGACGTTCGCGCGCGACCGGAGCGGCGTCGAGGACCTCGTCGAGGCGCTCCCGGACGTGTGCGCCGACACCGCGCACCGGGCGCGCCGGGCCGGCGTCCGGGGGCGCGGCGTCGTCGTGAAGGTCAAGGACGACCGCCACCAGGTGCACACCCGCCAGGTGCGGCTGCCCGCGGCGACCGACGCGGTCGAGACGATCCACGCCGTCGCGCGGGACCTGCTGACGACCCGCGTGCCGCTCGCGCGTCCGGTCCGGCTGTTGGGGGTCGGGTTGACGGCGTTGGAGGTCGGGAACGTGCACCAGCCCCCGCTCTTCGAGGGGCCCGGGACGGACCCCACGCCCGCGGGGGCGACGCCGCCCGACGGCGATCCCGAACGCCGGCCCTGAGGGGCGCTCAGAGCGCCGTCGCGCGGCCCTCCTCGACGACCGCGGCGTCGTGGCCCCGGTCGCCGAGCGTCGCGGCGAACGCGTCGAGCGCGTCCGCTTCGCCGTGCACCAGGCGGACCTTCGCCCCGTGGACCGGCGCCAGCCACGCGAGCAGGTCGTCGCGGTCGGCGTGGGCGGAGAGCCCCCCGATGGTGTGGATGCGGGCCCGGACCCGAATCGCGTCCCCGAAGATCCGCACGTGCGTCGCGCCGCCCACGAGGGCCCGCCCGAGCGTCCCGCGGGCCTGGTACCCGACCACGACGACGCGGGTGTCGTCCTTCCAGAGGTGGTGCTTGAGGTGGTGCAGGATCCGTCCGCCCGTCATCATGCCGGAGCCCGCGACGACGATCAGGGGGCCCTCGCGGTCGTTCAGGGCGCGGCTGGAGGCCGCGTCGGGCGTCGCCTGGAAGCGCGGGGGCGTGAACGGGTCGCCGTCGCCGGCGAGGGCGCGGACCTCGGGCCGGAAGGCGTCGGGGTGACGGCGGTAGATCTCGGTCATGCGCGACGCCATCGGGGAGTCGAGCACCACGGGCACCTCCGGCACGGTGCCCTCGCGTTGGAGGCGGTGGATCTCGTAGAGCACCGCTTGCGTGCGCTCGAGCGCGAAGCTGGGGATCAGGACCCGCCCGCCGGCCGACGCGGCCTGCGCGAGGACGTCGGCGAACTCCGCGCGGGTCGCGGCGCGCGAGCGGTGCGTCCGGTCGCCGTACGTCGCTTCGCACAGCACCGCCCGGGCGGCGTCGGGCGGGGCGGGGGCGGGATGCAGGAGGCTCTCGCGGTTCCCGAGGTCGCCGGACGCCACGATGCGGCCCTCGGGGCCGTCGAGGGCGACCCAGGCGCTGCCGACGACGTGCCCGGCGGGGTGCAGCGTGACGCGGAGGCCGGCGACGTCGGTGGCGGCGCCGAACGCGACGGTCCGGAATCGATGCAGGGCGGCCTCGACGTCCGCTTCGTCGAACGGTGGGGGGGCGACGGCGTCCTCGCGGCCGGCCCGCCGGGCCTTGCGGCGGGCGCGCTCCACGTCCTCGCGGGCGATCTTCGCCGCGTCGTGGAGGATGACGTCGGCGACGTCGCGGGTGCCGGGCGCCGCGAGGACCGGGCCGCGGAAGCCCGCCCGCACGAGCTGGGGGAGGCGCCCGACGTGATCGAGGTGCGCGTGCGTGAGGACGACGGCGTCGAGGGCGGCGGGGTCGAACGGGAACGGTTCGGCGTTGCGCGCCTCGAGGTCCGCGGGGCCCTGGAAGGCGCCGCAATCGACGAGGAGGCGGGCGCCGGCGTAGGTGAGGTGGTGGCACGAGCCGGTCACGGTGCCCGCCGCGCCGGCGGAGCGGAGGACGGGGCCGGTGGGGGCGCTCACGGGGTGGCCGTCCGGCGCAGGCGCGCGACGTAGAAGCCGTCCAGGCCGTCGGCCGGCAGCGTGAACGTCCCGACGGCGGCCGGGTGGAGCGGGACGTCCGGCGCGAGCGTCGCGAAGGGGGGCGGGTCGGGCGTCAGGTCGCCGCGGGCGTGCAGGACCTGCGCGACGACGTCCGGGCCCTCCTCGGCGAACAGCGAGCAGGTGGCGTAGACGAGGGTCCCGCCGGCGGCGGTGGCGTCGGCGGCGACGTGCAGGAGTCGGCGTTGGGCGTCGGCGAGGGCGGGGAGGTCGGCGACGTCGAACCGGTCGGCGATCTCCGGGTGGCCGCGCAGCGTGCCCGACCCGCTGCAGGGGGCGTCCAGCAGGACGTAGGGGGCGGGGTCGCGGGCGAGGTCGGCGGCGACGTCGGGCGCGAGGAGGTCGGCGGCGCGGGCGTCGGTCCGTCGCCCGAGGCGCGCGAGGTTGCGCTGCGCAGCCGCGAGTTTGCCGGGGTCGCGCTCGACGGCCTCGACCCGGGCGCCGCCGGCGGCGAGGACCGCCGCCTTGATGCCGCGCCCGCTGGCGAGGTCGAGCACGCGGGCGCCCGTGGGCGCCTGCAGGGCGTGCGCGACGAGGGTGGAGGCGGGGTTCATCGGTTGCACGAGGCCCCGCCGGAACGCCTCGAGGTCGCCAAGCCGGCCCGCTGGGCGGACGCGACGCGTGCCCGGGACGGGGCCGGGCGCGACGTCCGCGCCGTCGCGGGCGAGCGCCGCGTCCGCGTCGGGCGCCAGGACCGCCAGCCAGGTCGGGCCGGGCGTCCGCATGGCGGCGGCGGCGGTGGCGGCGCGGTCGTCCCCGAGCGCGGCGACGAGGCGCGCGTACGTCGCGTCGGGGAGCGACGCCGCGAGGGCGGGGGAGGGCGCCTCGGGGGGCGCGACGCGGCGCAGGACGGCGTTGACGAGCTTCGCGAAGCGGGGGGTGCGGCGGCGGGCGACGTCGACCCACGTCGACGTCGCGGCGTGCGCGGGCGTACCCCGCTTCAGTCGGTCGAAGGTTCCGAGCCGGAGCAGCGTGCGGACGTCGGGGGGGAGGGCGTCGGGGCGGCCGAGGTGCGGGGCGAGGGCGGCGTCGAGCCAGCGGCGCCAGCGCGCTTCGCCGTACGCGAGGTCGGTGACCGCGGACCGGTCGCGACCGTGGAGGCCGCTGTGGTCGAGGGCGCGCCCGAGGGTACGGGACAGCCGCCCGGTCCGCGCGGCCCGCCGCGCGACGTCGAAGGCGACGTCGCGCGGGTCGCGGGGGGCGTCGGCGTGGGGCGCGGCGCCCACGCCGGGGTTCAGCGGCGCGCCATGAGGATGAAGTACAGCAGGTACATCACGCTGCCGGCGGCGGCGGCGACGTACGTCAGCGCGGCGGCGTTCAGGACCGCGCGGGCGCCGCCGGCGTCGTTCTGGGTGACGATGCCGAGGTCGCGCATCTCCGCGAGTGCGCGGCGCGAGGCGTCGAACTCGATGGGGAGCGTCACCAACTGGAACGCGACCGCCGCGCCGAAAAGCACGATGCCGACGTTTAGGAGGCCCGACGCGCCGAGCATCAGCCCGAAGATCGCCAGGTAGGGCCCGAACTGCCCCCCGATGTTGGCGACCGGCATCAGGGCACTGCGCCACTGCAGCGGCGCGTAGGCGTTCGCGTGCTGCAGGGCGTGCCCCACCTCGTGCGCGGCGACCGCCATGCCGGCGACGGAGGCCTGCGAGTGGATCGGGTCGGAGAGGCGCACGACCCGCTTCGTGGGGTCGTAGTGGTCGCTGAGTTCGCCGCGGACCTGCTCGATGGCGACGGTGTCGTCGAGGCCGTGCTTGCGCAGGATCGTGCGGGCGGTGTCGCGCCCGGTGAGGCCGGCGGTGTTGGCCTTCTTCGACCAGGTGCCGAAGGTGGAGCGCAGGTACCACTGCGCCCCGAGCGTCAGGACCATCATGAGGATGAAGATCGCGAACATCGTGGACCTCCTGGGGGTCGGCGGACGCCGTCCTCGGCCTCGGCGGGGGCGCCGGGGCCGGGCGGGTCGCCCGCATCCAGGGATTCAGGGTACGTCGCGCGAGCACGGTGGGGGGCGTCCTGGGCGACCGTCGTCAGTCGAGGAGGGCGTCGGCCCAACGAACGATCGGCGCCCGGCGCGCCTCGGGCGGGGTGCCGGTCGCCTCCACGCCGTTCGGGCGGGCGGCGACGTGGAGGTGCACCGCCGTGCGTTCCTCGCCGTGCAGCTCGAGCGTCACGAAGCCCGGCGTCGCGGCGAGCTCGAGGCGGTCGTCGGCGAGGTAGCCGCGGGCCACGGCGAGCGCTTTGATCGCCTGGTTGACGGCGGACGCGCCGATCGCCTGGACGGCGACGGTGCGGTCGCGCCGGAGGACGCCGGCGATCGCGCCGGCGACGGCGTGGGGCCGGGACGTTGCGGAGACGCGAAGGGTTTCCACGGGCCACCTCCCAAGGGGCCGCGGCGTCCGTCGGCGACGGAACGCGCGCGTTGACAGGGACGCTAGCAGGCCGTATACTCCGCCGCAGTGAGCAACGCCGCAGCCCCCGTCCGGACCGTGTCGACCCTCGAGGTCGTAGGCCTAGTCGGGTCGGGACGCGCTGCGTAGTCGTTGCATCACGCCACGCACGAAGCGACGTCCCGCCGACCGCACCTCGGTGGGACGTTCTCGTGCATCGTCAGGTAGGCCGCCCGCGTACGGGCCGAGGAGGAACCATGAACGGTGCCGAAGTCATCATCCGCGCGCTGGAACGCCACGGGGTCGAGGTCGCCTTCGGGCACCCCGGGGGCGCGATCATGCCCGTGTACGACGCGATCTACGATGGTGACGTCCGGCACGTCCTGGTCCGTCACGAGCAGGCCGGCGCGCACGCCGCCGACGCCTACTACCGGGCGTCGGGCAAGCCCGGCGTCGTGATCGCCACCAGCGGTCCCGGCGCGACGAACCTGGTGACGGGCCTGGCGACCGCGATGATGGACAGCAGCGCCGTCGTCGCGATCACCGGCAACGTCCCCACCAGCCTCATCGGGACCGACGCCTTCCAGGAGGCGGACGTCTACGGGATCACCGGGCCGGTCACGAAGCACAACTTCCTCGTCAAGTCGGTTCAGGACCTCCCCCGCGTCATCGCCGAAGCGTTCCACATCGCCACGACCGGCCGGCCCGGCCCGGTCCTGGTCGACGTCCCCAAGGACGTCCAGCAGGCGGTCTTCGAGGGCGACCCCGACGCGCCGGTGGAGGTGGACCTGCCCGGGTTCCAACCCACCTGGAGCGGGCACGCCGGCCAGATCCGCAAGGCCGCCGAAGCGATCCGCGCCGCGGAGAAGCCGGTGATGATGGTGGGCGGCGGCGGTCAGGTCGCCGCCCCCGAGGTCATGGCGTTCGCCGAACGCCTCGGGGTGCCGGTCATCACGACCCTCATGGGGATCGGGGCGTACCCCGCGGGCCGCGACCAGGCGCTGGGCATGCCCGGCATGCACGGCACCGTCACCTCCAACCGCGCGATCACGCACTGCGACCTAATCATCGGGGCGGGCCTGCGCTTCGACGACCGCGTGACGGGCAAGATCAGTCGCTTCGCGCCGAACGCGACGGTCGTCCACATCGACGTCGACCCGGCGGAGATCTCCAAGCTCGTGCACGCGCACGTGCCGGTCGTCGGGGACTTGCGCGACGTCCTGCCGCGCCTCGCCGACGAGCTGGGGCCGTTGGACGTCGAGCCGTGGTGGGCGCAACTCCGCGAGTGGAAGGCGCGCTACCCCGAGCGCTACAAGACCGACAAGCCGCTGGTCAGCCAAGAGGTGATCGAGCTCATGCGCGACGTCGTCGGGCCCGACGCCATCGTCGCGACCGACGTCGGGCAGCACCAGATGTTCGCCGCGCGCCTGTTCCCCACGCACGCCCCGCGCACCTGGATCACGTCCGGGGGGCTCGGGACGATGGGCTTCGGGCTGCCCGCCGCGATCGGTGCGGCGTTCGCGAACCCGGGGACGCCGGTCGTGCTGATCGCGGGGGACGGCAGCATCCAAATGAACATCCAGGAGCTCGCGACGATCCGCAAGCACGACCTGCCGATCTTCATCGCCATCGCCAACAACGGGGTGCTCGGCATGGTGCGGCAGTGGCAGGAGCTGTTCCACGCGCAGCGCTACAGCGAGATCTTCCTCGCCGACAGCAACCCCGACTTCGCGAAGCTGGCCGAGGCGTACGGCATCGAGGGGCACAACGTCTTCGATCGCGAGACCGCCGCGACCCTCGTGCCCGACGTCGTCGCGCGGGGTGGGCCGGCGCTGCTGAACTTCGTGGTGTACGAATCCGAGAAGGTCTTCCCGATGATCCCCGCCGGCGCCGGCGTCGACGAAATGATGATCGGCGACCAGGAGCCCGAGACGCCCGAGGCGACCTCGTGAGTGGCGTCTCGACGCGGCGCGTCATCTCCGTCACGGTCCGCGACGAACCGGGTGTCCTCGTCCGCATCGCCGGCCTCTTCGCCCGTCGCGGCTTCAACATCGCGTCGTTGTCCGTCGCGGAATCCGAAACGCCCGGCCTCAGCCGAACGACGTTCGTCGTCGACGGGGACCCCGGCACGATCGAGCAGGTGCAGAAGCAACTCCAGAAGCTCGTGGACGTCCTCAAGGTCGTCGATCACACCGAAACGAACTTCGTCGATCGGGAGCTCATGCTGATCAAGGTCGCGGTGCGCGGCCCCGACGAACGCGTCGAGCTGCGGCAGATCGCGCAGGACTTCCGCGCGCGGATCGTGGACGTCGCCCGGCGCGCCCTCGTGTTCGAACTGACCGGCGACGAGGGCAAGATGGACGCCTTCATCGACCAAATGCAGGACTTCGGCATCGTCGAACTCATCCGCACCGGCCGGGTGGCGCTGCCGCGCAGCGCCGGTCGGGCGGCGCGCGGCGGCGAGGGCGCCGTCCAGGAGCGGGCCGACGTGACCTGACGCCCCCGCCCCGACCCTCCGCCCCGGGCGTCCGCCCGGGGCGCGTTCCGTTCCCCCGTCCCCGTCCCCTCCCGCGGTACCCCCGCCCCCACGAAGGAGCATCATGGCCACCATCTACTACGACGACGACGCGAACCTGCAGGTCCTGCAGGGCAAGACGATCGCCATCCTGGGGTTCGGCTCGCAGGGCCACGCCCACGCGCTGAACGCCCACGCCTCCGGCCTGGACGTCGTCGTCGGCCTGCGCGAGGGGTCCGCCTCGCGCGCCGAGGCGGAGGCCGCCGGCCTGAAGGTCACCGGCATCGCCGACGCCGCGAAGGCCGGCGACCTGGTGATGGTCCTCCTGCCCGACGAGATCCAGGGGGCGGTCTACGCCCAGGAGATCGCGCCGAACCTCGCGCCGGGCGACGCCCTGGCGTTCGCGCACGGCTTCAATCGCGTCTTCCACCAGGTCACGCCCCCCGAGGGCGTCGACGTCGTCATGATCGCGCCGAAGGGCCCCGGGCACCTGGTGCGCCGCGTGTTCGTCGAGGGGGGCGGCGTGCCCTGCCTCGTCGCGGTGGACGTCGACGCGACCGGGGAGGCGATGCCGCGCGCCCTGGCGTACGCCAAGGCGATCGGGGGGACGCGCGGCGGGGCGCTGGAGACGACGTTCCGCGAGGAGACCGAAACCGACCTGTTCGGCGAGCAGGCGGTGCTGTGCGGCGGCGTGAGCGAACTCATGCAGGCCGGCTTCGACACCCTCGTCGAGGCGGGCTACCAGCCGGAGATCGCCTACTTCGAGTGCGTGCACGAGATGAAGTTGATCGTCGACCTGATCTACGAGGGCGGCTTCGAGACCATGCGGCACTCGATCAGCAACACCGCCGAGTACGGCGACTACCGGACCGGGAAGCGCATCGTGACGGAGGAGACCCGCGCGGAGATGCGCGACGTCCTCGAGGAGATCCGCAACGGCACGTTCGCGCAGGAGTTCCTGCTCGAGAACCGCGTGGGGCAGCCGCGCCTCAAGACCGAACGCGCGGCCAGCGACCGCAGCCTGGTGGCGACCGTGGGCAAGCGACTACGCAAGATGATGTCCTTCATCGCGTCGTAGGCACCCCGCACCCCGCCCCCGGGAGGTACGTCCCATGGCCCGCATCAAGATCTTCGACACGACCCTGCGCGACGGCGAGCAGAGCCCCGGCGTCACGCTCAACCTGCGCGAGAAACGCGAGATCGCGCGCCAGCTCGCGCGGCTCGGCGTGGACGTCATCGAAGCCGGCTTCCCCGTCGCGTCGCCCGGCGACTTCGAGAGCGTCTCGGAGATCGCGCGGGTCACGGCGGAGGAGAACGCCGACGTCGTCGTCGCCGGCCTCGCGCGCGCGCATCGCGGCGACATCGAGCGCGCCGCCGCGGCGCTCGAGACCGCCGCGGCGCCGCGCATCCACACCTTCATCGCGACGAGCCCCATCCACATCGAGAAGAAGCTGCAGAGCACGCCCGACGCCGTGCTCGAGCGGGCGGTGGACGCCGTGAGGTTCGCGAAGTCGTTCGTGGACGACGTCGAGTTCAGCGCCGAGGACGCCGGCCGGAGCGACCCGGCGTTCCTCGAAGCGATCTTCGCTGCGACCGTGGACGCCGGCGCGACCACCATCAACGTGCCCGACACGGTCGGCTACATGACGCCGTGGGAGTACGGCGCGTTGATCGAACGCCTGCGGGAGCGGGTGCCGGCGTTGCGCGACGTCGACCTGTCGACGCACTGTCACGACGACCTGGGCCTCGCGGTCGCCAACTCGCTCGCCGGCGTGCGGGCGGGCGCGACGCAGGTCGAGTGCACCCTCAACGGCATCGGGGAGCGCGCCGGGAACGCCAGCCTCGAGGAGATCGTCATGGCGCTCGAGACGCGCGCCGACGTGTGGGGGCACGCGACGAACGTGACGACCCGCGAGCTGTACCGCACGTCGCGGATGGTGTCGATGATGACGGGGATGGTGGTGCCACCCAACAAGGCGGTCGTCGGCGACAACGCCTTCGCGCACGAGTCCGGCATCCACCAGGACGGCGTCATCAAGGCGGTCGAGACGTACGAAATCATGTCCGCCGAGACCGTCGGGCGGGACGCCGGCGTGCTCGTCATGGGCAAGCACTCGGGGCGTCGCGCCTTCCGCGCGACGCTGCAGGACCTCGGGTACGCCGCGTTCGAGGAGGCGGACCTCGACCGCCTGTTCGCGGAGTTCAAGGACCTCGCCGACCGCAAGGCGACCGTCACCAGCGAGGACATCCGCGCACTGGTCGACGCGGAAACCACCCGCGTGCCGGAGACGTACGCGTTGCGCCGCGTGCAGTTCCAGAGCGGGACCGGCGTCACGCCGGTCGCGACGGTCGAGGTGGAGATCGACGGCGAAGCGCGCGAGGAGGCGTCGGTCGGTGACGGGCCGGTCGACGCGATCTACCACGCGATCGAGCGGTTGACGGGCCGCGCGTTGCGGCTCGAGTCGTACGAGATCCGCTCGGTCGGTCACGGCAAGGACGCGCTCGGCGAGGTCACCGTCCGCGCCCGCGAAGGGGACCGCGTCGTGCATGCGCGCGGGCTGTCGACCGACGTCGTCGAGGCGTCGGCGAAGGCGTACCTGGAGGCCATGAACAAGCTCGCCGCCGGCCTCGGCCGACCCGACGGCGGACCGCGGCCCGACGACGTCGTCCCGAGCGAACCGGCCGACGACGCGCGCGGCGCCGCAGCGTCGTGAGCGTCGAGATCTACGACACCACCCTGCGCGACGGGACGCAGGGGATCGGGTTCGCGTTGACGAGCGCCGACAAGGTCGCCGTCGCCCGGCGCCTCGACGCGTTCGGGGTCGACGCGATCGAGGGGGGCTGGCCGGGCTCGAACCCCCGCGACGTCGAGTTCTTCGAGCGGATGCGCGACGTGCCGCTCGCGCGGGCGCGCCTCGCGGCGTTCGGCAGCACCCGCCACAAGGACGTCGCGCCGGAGGACGACGCCAACCTCGCGGCGTTGGTGGCGGCCGGGACGCCGGTCGTGACGGTGTTCGGCAAGGCGTGGACGCTGCACGTCCGCGAGGCGCTCGGCACCGACCTGGAGACGAACCTGGCGATGATTCGCGAGTCCGTCGCGTTCCTCGTCGCGCAGGGACGCGAGGTCGTCTACGACGCCGAACACTTCTTCGACGGTGCGCGCGAGGACGCGGCCTACGCCCACGCGACCCTCGAGGCGGCCGCCGAGGGCGGCGCGTCGCGGCTGGTGGTGTGCGACACGAACGGCGGCACGTTGCCCGACGTCGTCGCGGACCGCACGCGCGAGGTGGTGGCGCGGTTCGGCGTCCCGATCGGCATCCACGCGCACAACGACGCGGAGCTGGCGGTCGCGAACAGCCTCGCGGCGGTCTCGGCCGGCGCTCGGCACGTGCAGGGCACGATCGGCGGGTACGGCGAGCGCGCCGGGAACGCCAACCTCGTGTCGATCACCGCGAACCTGGCGTTCAAGCTCGGCTTCGACCAGCCGCAGGACCTCGCGCACGTCCGCGAGGTCGCGCGGTACGTCGACGAGCGCGCCAACCTATCGCCGAACCCGCGCGCACCGTACGTCGGCGACGGCGCCTTCGCGCACAAGGGCGGCGTGCACGTCTCCGCGGTGGCGAAGCGCCCGGAGAGCTACGAGCACCTCCCCCCCGAAGCGGTCGGCAACGAACGGCGGGTGTTGGTCTCCGACCTCTCCGGCCGCGCCAACGTCCTCGCGATGGGGGAGGGGCCGTTCCCCGCCGGCGACGGTGCGGTGGGGGACGGCGCCCGCGAGGTCGTCGCGAAACTCAAGGAGCTCGAGCACCGCGGGTACGCCTTCGAGGGCGCGGAAGCGTCGTTCCGGCTGATGGCGGCGAAGGTGCGCGGCGAGCACCGTCCCTACTTCGATCTGGGGGGCTTCACGGTGGTGATCGACAAGCGCGACGCCGACCGCGTGCCCCGCGCCGAGGCGTCGATCAAGGTGGCGGTCGGGGACGCCGAGGAGCACACCGCCGCCGACGGCGACGGACCCGTCCACGCCCTCGACCGGGCGCTCGGCAAGGCGCTCGAGCGGTTCTACCCGTCGCTCGCCGACCTCGAGCTGGTCGACTACAAGGTGCGGGTGTTGTCGGGGGAGGAGACCGGCACCGCCAGCGTCATTCGCGTGCAGGTGGAGTACGGCGACGGCGAGGCGACGTGGGGCACGGTCGGCGCGAGCACCGACATCATCGACGCGTCGTACCAGGCGTTGATCGACGCGATCGAGTACAAGCTCGTCAAGGACGGCGTCGCGCCGCGACCGCGCGGGGCGGCGCAGGCCGAGGCGGGCGTCGCCGAGGCCTCCACGAACGCCGCCGGCGAGGGCCCGCCGGTCGCCTGACCCGGGCGGCCCGACGACGGCAAACCCGCCTCGCCGCCGACGAATCGAAGGCGGGTTCTTCCTTAGGCTTTCAAAACGACGGTTCGGTCGGGCACCGTCCGGGGTCGGACGCCCCCTTCGTTTGACACCCCCGACGCCCTCGGATATCGTCCCACACGGCCTCCCGGCCGTCGCCCCGTGCCCCAGGAGGTCTCCGTGCACGACGCCCCCCGTTCCGACTTCGAACGCCTCGCATGGCCCCACGAGCGCGACGCCTGCGGCGTCGGGTTCGT
The sequence above is drawn from the Trueperaceae bacterium genome and encodes:
- the cimA gene encoding citramalate synthase — encoded protein: MSVEIYDTTLRDGTQGIGFALTSADKVAVARRLDAFGVDAIEGGWPGSNPRDVEFFERMRDVPLARARLAAFGSTRHKDVAPEDDANLAALVAAGTPVVTVFGKAWTLHVREALGTDLETNLAMIRESVAFLVAQGREVVYDAEHFFDGAREDAAYAHATLEAAAEGGASRLVVCDTNGGTLPDVVADRTREVVARFGVPIGIHAHNDAELAVANSLAAVSAGARHVQGTIGGYGERAGNANLVSITANLAFKLGFDQPQDLAHVREVARYVDERANLSPNPRAPYVGDGAFAHKGGVHVSAVAKRPESYEHLPPEAVGNERRVLVSDLSGRANVLAMGEGPFPAGDGAVGDGAREVVAKLKELEHRGYAFEGAEASFRLMAAKVRGEHRPYFDLGGFTVVIDKRDADRVPRAEASIKVAVGDAEEHTAADGDGPVHALDRALGKALERFYPSLADLELVDYKVRVLSGEETGTASVIRVQVEYGDGEATWGTVGASTDIIDASYQALIDAIEYKLVKDGVAPRPRGAAQAEAGVAEASTNAAGEGPPVA